CCCGCTTCGCCCGCTCCCGCCCCGGCGTGGAGGCCTTCGTGGAGCCGCGCACGGCTGTGACAGACACCACAATCGTGCTGGTGGCGGCGACGGGGGAGTGGACCCGCCGCCGGATGCCCGGCCCCCAGGCGGCGCATCAGCTGGCCCACCGGCTCGGCATCCCGGCGTACGACGCGGCCGTGGTCGGCTACCCGCAACGGATGCGCGATTGGAACTCGAAGCTCGCCGCGGAGGCCAAGTCGCGGCGCGACATCTGACGCCGCGTCCGATCGTATCGACGCCCGCGTCCGGAATCCGGACGCGGGCGTCGATACGATCTGCTGGATCGGCGTTCTGCTAGAGCAGGCCGGAGGCCGCGTCGTCGGCCAGCTGCACCAGGGTGCGCAGGGCGAAGCCCACGCCGCCCTTCGGGGTGTAGCCGTACGGGCCCGCCTCGTTGAACGAGGGGCCCGCGATGTCCAGGTGCGCCCACGGGATCCGGCCCGCGCCGTTCTCGCCCACGAACTCCTGCAGGAACAGGCCCGCCACCAGCATGCCGCCCATCCGGTCGCCCATGTTGGCGATGTCGGCCACCTGGGTGTCCATGGTCTTGCGCAGGTGCGCCGGCAGCGGCATCGGCCAGAAGTCCTCGCCCGCGCGCTCGGCCGCGGACTCGACCTGCACCCGGAACTCCTCGTCGTTGGACATGACCGCCGCGGTGCGGTGGCCCAGCGCCAGCACCTGGGCGCCGGTGAGGGTGGCCACGTCCACGATCGCGTCCGGCTCCTCCAGGCTCGCCGCCACGATCGCGTCGGCCAGCACCAGCCGGCCCTCGGCGTCGGTGTTGAGCACCTCGACCGTCTTGCCGCCGAACATGGTCAGCACGTCCGAGGGGCGGATCGCGTTGCCGCCCGGCATGTTCTCGGCCAGCGCCGCCCAGGCGGTGACGTTCACCGGCAGGCCGAGGCGGGCCACCGCCAGCGCCGCGTGCAGCACCGCCGCGGCCCCGGACATGTCCGACTTCATCGTCTCCATCGAGCCCGAGGGCTTGAGCGAGATGCCGCCGGTGTCGAAGGTGATGCCCTTGCCCACGAAGGCCAGCGTCCGGGTGGCCTCGGGGTGGGTGTAGACCACCTTCACCAGGCGCGGGCCGCGGGTCGAGCCCTGGCCGACGCCGGTCAGGCCGCCGTAGCCGCCCTCGCGCAGCTGCGCGTCGTCGAGGATCTCGAGGCTCAGCGAGCCCACGCCGGCCGCCTCGACCGCAGCGGTCGCGGCCTCGGCGAAGGCCTGCGGGAACAGGTGCGAGGGCGGCGTGTTGATCAGGTCGCGGGTGGCGTTGACCGCCTCGCCGAGCACCTGCGCGCGCTGCGCCGCGGCCTGCGCCTCAGCGTCCGGGGCGGTCTCGGCGAGCAGGACGATCTCGGCCACCGGGGCCTTGCGGGCGGCCGCGTCGCCGGTCTTCAAGCCGTCGTAGCCGTACGCGCCGAAGGCCGCGCCCTCGGCGGTCGCGGCCAGCACCTCGACGCCCGCGGCGCCGACCGCCACGGCCACCGTGGCCTTGCCGGCCAGCGAGCGCACCGCCGCGCCGACCGCCTTGCGCAGGTCCTCGAGGCCGCCGGCCCCGACCACCTCGCCGTCGCCGGCCTCGCCGAGGCCGACCGCGACCACCAGCGGGGCGGCCAGCGCGCCGGCCGTGGCCACCCGGGTGGTCTCCTCGGACGCGCCGGACGCGCCCAGCGTGGCGAGCGTCGCGGCCAGGGTGCCGCCGAGCGCCGCGTCCACGGCCGCGGCCCCCGGGGACAGGGCCAGTCCCTCGCCGTCCGCGTACACCCCGACGACGATGGCGTCGGCCGCTACCTCGGCCACCGGCCCGGACTGGATTGAGATCGTGGTCACTGTCGAAACCCCTGTACTCGTTCGTGGAAGATGCTCGGACCTCCGGCATCGTAACCGCGGCCCGTCACAGGCGCGATATCGTCGTACCCATGACAACGCCGTCCTTGCTCACCTCCCCCCTGCACGACCGCCACCTCGCCCTCGGGGCGAAGATGGCCGACTTCGGCGGATGGGAGATGCCGATCGAGTACGCCGGCACGGTGGGGGAGCACACGGCGGTGCGCGAGCGGGTGGGCGTGTTCGACGTCAGCCACCTCGGCAAGGCGACCGTGGCCGGGCCCGGCGCCTTCGACTTCGTCAACCGGGTGCTGGCCAACGACCTGCGCCGGATCGGGCCGGGCCAGGCCCAGTACACCCTGTGCTGCGACGACGCGACCGGCGGCGTGGTGGACGACCTGATCGCCTACGTGAAGTCGGCGGAGGAGGTCTTCCTGATCCCCAACGCGGCGAACACCGCCGAGGTGGTCCGGCGGCTGGCCGCCGCCGCGCCCGAGGGCGTCACGGTGACCGACCAGCACCGGGAGTTCGCCGTGCTGGCCGTGCAGGGCCCCGACTCCGCGGCCCTGCTCAAGGGGCTCGGACTGCCCGCCGACATGGATTACATGGCCTTCGCCACGGCGGGGTGGGACGGCCGGCCGCTGACGGTGTGCCGCACCGGCTACACCGGCGAGCACGGCTACGAGCTGGTCTGCCGCTGGGACGACGCCGACGCGCTGTGGCTCGCGATCCTGGCCGCGGGCGAGCCGTTCGACATCAAGCCCTGCGGCCTCGGCGCGCGCGACACGCTGCGCACCGAGATGGGCTATCCGCTGCACGGCCAGGACCTCTCGCTCGAGATCAGCCCGGTCCAGGCGCGGGCCGGCTGGGCGGTGGGCTGGAAGAAGGACGAGTTCTGGGGCCGCGAGCCGCTCGCGGCGGAGAAGGCGGCCGGCCCGCGCCGAGTGCTGTGGGGCCTCAAGCAGGTGGACCGGGCCATCCCGCGTCCGCACATGTCGGTGCACGCCGGTGCCGAGGCCGGCGCGGACGACGCGATCGGCGAGGTCACCAGCGGCACGTTCTCGCCGACCCTCAAGCTCGGCATCGCACTCGCGCTGCTGCCCCCGAGCACGGCCGAGGGCGACGTGCTCTACCTCGACGTGCGCGGCCGCCGTGCCGCGTTCACGGTGGTCAAGCCGCCGTTCGTGAAGGTCTCCACGCGCTGATCCCTGGCAGCCCCTTGACGTCGCGTGCGCCTTCCTGCTCTGATGCGCGGAGCAGGGACGCACAGGGGGCGGTATGGATGTCAGTGAGCTGGAACCGCAGGACGCGCCACCGCAGCCGACCGGCTGCCCGGTCTGCGGGCGGGGCGAGAACGTGCAGAAGGTGTCGGGCGCGGTCGCGAACGGCTGGAGGCTGCCGGCGGCAACCCCGCAGCTGAGATACGAGTGGTCTCCGGTGCTGGTCGTCGTGGGCTGCGGCGGGATCGTCCAGTTCGGGCTGTCGATACTGAACGGATCGGACGGCCCGGCCTTCGTCGGATTCGGCATCATGGGCTGGGTGCTGGGCTTGGGGCTGCGCAAGTCGGTCTCCGTCTTCAAGCGCCGCAGGCGGGTCCGGCCGGGCCGGACCGCCGCGCTCGCCGTCTGGAACGGGGCCTGGCTCTGTGCCCGCTGCGGGATCGTATACTTCCAGCCCGGCTACGAGCCCGCCGGAGTCGGGCTCAGCCGGCCGCTGACGTACCTGGAGTTCCAGGCCGAGGTCTACGGCGTCGGCGGGTACCGGGACCTGGCCGATGGAAACGAGGGCTGAGATGAGCGGCGGACTCGAGCCGCAGGACGCGCCGCCGCAGATGGTGGGATGCCCGCACTGCCGGCGAGCCGACGAGGTGCAGCGCGTTCCGATGGCGGCGGCCAACGGAACGTGGTTCGAGGCCGCCGGCCCGCCTCAGGATCTCGGCCGGCGCCCGACCAGGGTCGTGGTCGGCTCGATTCTGGCGGTCTCCTGCGCGGACGCCGTGTTCAACGCGTGGCACGGGGGCTCGCTGGGCGCGTCGACGGCGGCGATGTTCGGATTCGTCCTCAGCGCCGGGACCGCCGTGGTGAACGGGCTCGGTGTCGTCGGCATCCTCAAGCGCCGCAAGCGGATCCAGGTGGGTAAGCCCGCCGCGCTCGCCGTGTGGAACGAGGGCTGGTTCTGCCGTCGCTGCGGGGTGGTGTACTTCCAGCCCGGTTACGAGCCGAACGGTGTCGGGCTGCACCAAGCGCTCTCGCTCGCGCAGTTCCAGCACCAGGTCTACCGGGCCGGCGGATACGAGGATCTGGCTGGAGAGAGTATCCCGCGTCGCTGATCAGTGCGCTGCGAGCACAAGCAGCGCGCCGGTCGTCGCCGTCTCCACCAGTGCGCCGAGCACGTCGCCGGTGATGCCGCCGAAACGCTTGACACAGCGGCGAAGCAGCAGCAGTGCGCAGCCCGCGCCGACGACGCAGCCGAGGCCGGAGAGCCAAGCCGCGTCGGTCCCGCGGATCAGTCCGAGCCCGGCGCAGCCGGCGACGCAGCACACGGATACGACCGCCGCGACCGCCGTGCGGACGGAGCCGGCGACCCACGCGCCGAGGCCGGTGCTGCGCGCGCTCGGCACCGGCCGGGTGCAGGCGAGCGTGATCGCCAGCCTGCCGGTGACCGCGGCGACGATGACCGCGAGGCCGCCGCGTTGATGGGCGTAGGCCGCGTTGACCGCGCCGATCTGCAGGCCCAGCATCAGGATCAGCGTCACCACGCCGAACGGCCCGATGTCCGAACGCTTCATGATCTCGAGCGCCTCGGCGCGCGGCTTCGCCGAACCGAGCGCGTCGGCCACGTCCGCCAACCCGTCCAGGTGCAGCGCCCGGGTCGCCACGGCCA
This genomic window from Actinospica robiniae DSM 44927 contains:
- a CDS encoding adenosylcobinamide-GDP ribazoletransferase, with amino-acid sequence MSGPEGSIPTGLPLPGLRLALGTLSILRVPVDAADRRTAGRAMAWAPAVGLALGLAAAAVGWAARAYTDSTFLAAVAALATLAVATRALHLDGLADVADALGSAKPRAEALEIMKRSDIGPFGVVTLILMLGLQIGAVNAAYAHQRGGLAVIVAAVTGRLAITLACTRPVPSARSTGLGAWVAGSVRTAVAAVVSVCCVAGCAGLGLIRGTDAAWLSGLGCVVGAGCALLLLRRCVKRFGGITGDVLGALVETATTGALLVLAAH
- the gcvT gene encoding glycine cleavage system aminomethyltransferase GcvT produces the protein MTTPSLLTSPLHDRHLALGAKMADFGGWEMPIEYAGTVGEHTAVRERVGVFDVSHLGKATVAGPGAFDFVNRVLANDLRRIGPGQAQYTLCCDDATGGVVDDLIAYVKSAEEVFLIPNAANTAEVVRRLAAAAPEGVTVTDQHREFAVLAVQGPDSAALLKGLGLPADMDYMAFATAGWDGRPLTVCRTGYTGEHGYELVCRWDDADALWLAILAAGEPFDIKPCGLGARDTLRTEMGYPLHGQDLSLEISPVQARAGWAVGWKKDEFWGREPLAAEKAAGPRRVLWGLKQVDRAIPRPHMSVHAGAEAGADDAIGEVTSGTFSPTLKLGIALALLPPSTAEGDVLYLDVRGRRAAFTVVKPPFVKVSTR
- a CDS encoding leucyl aminopeptidase yields the protein MTTISIQSGPVAEVAADAIVVGVYADGEGLALSPGAAAVDAALGGTLAATLATLGASGASEETTRVATAGALAAPLVVAVGLGEAGDGEVVGAGGLEDLRKAVGAAVRSLAGKATVAVAVGAAGVEVLAATAEGAAFGAYGYDGLKTGDAAARKAPVAEIVLLAETAPDAEAQAAAQRAQVLGEAVNATRDLINTPPSHLFPQAFAEAATAAVEAAGVGSLSLEILDDAQLREGGYGGLTGVGQGSTRGPRLVKVVYTHPEATRTLAFVGKGITFDTGGISLKPSGSMETMKSDMSGAAAVLHAALAVARLGLPVNVTAWAALAENMPGGNAIRPSDVLTMFGGKTVEVLNTDAEGRLVLADAIVAASLEEPDAIVDVATLTGAQVLALGHRTAAVMSNDEEFRVQVESAAERAGEDFWPMPLPAHLRKTMDTQVADIANMGDRMGGMLVAGLFLQEFVGENGAGRIPWAHLDIAGPSFNEAGPYGYTPKGGVGFALRTLVQLADDAASGLL